gaattttggTGGTCCATAACTCGAATCTATAATTTTAGATGAAGATGGATTTGTTTCAAATCAAATAGGGTTTTATAAGCTTGAGAATAGTATAAATTTTGTAGAAAACTgaattttgtagagaaagttatGGACGCCGAAAATCTTGTGCacaaaactaaaaatttttaaagtgcAGCAGAATCAGGATTTCTGGTGTGTGTCTACGCACACTGATGTGCGCATGCACCCAGCAGTAGCAACAACTTGTGCGTACGTATGCACACCTGGTATTTTACAGAAAATGTGCATACGCACGCCAtggtgcgcacgcacacacaGGGGCACGCATACTGCTGGTAGCGCTTACACATGTGAGGCGCACGCACACCTTGTAGTTCCTGGCTAGTGTGCACATATACACcttcgtgcgtacgcacacgctCTGCTTTTCACAAATTGTGCGCACGTACACACTTTGTTTTTCCAGCacttgtatttttattattcaaacATGGTTTCGAACCTCTAAGCCTCTATTTTTACCCTTTTAACCCTAGACCTTATTAGTAAGCTTAGTAATTAGTTGAAGCTAGGAAATTGAGGTAACTTGGGGATAAAGAAAAGGGTAAACGTGATGAATTATAAGAGAATGATGTGAAAGCTAAATGAATACATGTTGCTATGGCTAAGATGAATGATTCTATGATGAATGTGAATGGTTTGAATATTATGCGGCTTATAAATTTAATGATAtatgagatacgagttttcctgggtaACAGAAccatggcttgccaccacgtgtttCAGGTtgaaactcgatactctgttgaccttacgtcgtaagggtgaccgggcacgtataaattcttgggaattgataTCCCCCATTGAGTAAGATATAAATAAATGAATGATTGTATAAATGATGAATAAATGAGaaatctatgcatagactcatggggATGCGCGACGAAGGACAATCTAAGGTTTTCGAACTtatcgggttggctggatataTAACCGATAAATGAGCCTCATCAGCTATAGGACAGACATACATCATGTGCATTCTGTTTGTTTTGTCTGTTATGCATTACTTGGGATTGCCTAACTGAATATATAATATGCTAACTGTTATATTTGTTACCTGCACTACCTGTTTACTACTTGTGTTTGAAATTGTTTGGTTGTTTGTCTCTGCTAAATCATTGGTGATGGAGGAGCGGAGGAAAGGTGGATCGGTTCGGTGTTATAGTTAAGTTTAAGTAGATAAGTTTAGAATTCCTTAGAATACCTACCCTTTTCATGGATTCCGTTTAGATATAAGCTTTATGATTGAGTGAtggcgttctaggattgcctctggcgttctaggattgcctctggcattcccaatACCTTATATGTTATATGTGTGGCAcatttaccatgctgagaacctccgattctcaccccatactgtgttgttgttctcagatgcaggtcgagaggctcctCGCTAGGTGTCTGGATTCTTGAAGCGGAGTAGTCCCTGGGTTCTTTTGATTATCAgtttgtatatatatgtacttagctttctctccaaGAAACTTGATTATTTTATCCCTCATAGAGGTTAAAGGAGAGTTAAGgttgtatttttgtattttgggTATTTTGGGATACTtgtatatgtatgtaaatattctccagCCAACCTtggcttcgcaggctgagttaggagctagTTATGTTGTATTCTTGACTATCTATCCACTCTTCGCTTATTTATATCTACGATCTTTAGGTTTTTTAGCGCGCAAGTTATTCCGTTTCTTGAGTGTTGCGCtttttattttgcgattttgctttacccgtttttcaagaCTCccagtatattatatttttccaCTATTATACGTATGTATTTTATGATTAGAGGTCCGTAACACCACACTACCTCTTTTCTACGACTTAAGCGTACAACTCTGTGTAGTAAGGTGTTACAATAATTTGTTGAAATTtgattctttttaaaataatagtaaaaatatgtattttaaattttaattttagatttgtgattatttttattttttatttacgtaAGACCGGTTCTGTTAGTTCAACCAGTAAATCAATAACCTGACCGGTTCAATTATCAGTTCAGTTATGACAATTATGATTTATTTTGTTCGGTTAATAACTTTGTTTTTAAATGAATGCTTTTAGATtaatccaatttttattttttttgaaagagatgatcaatttttaattgaaaaaattaattaaaaatataatctttttaattatgtcatataatttaataaataaatatatttattatttaaatataatgtTATGTTAACGAAGAGTACGTAAAGTTGTCCAGTATAAAACTTTAATTCATTCAATAAATATTTCGAACATTGGAGTTCAATTTAATTATGTGATTTTATTCATTCACTTTAAAcaccaaaatttaatttaattatgattgaaattcaatttttaatagAATTCATTCAATTATGTATCATTAAAAGTTTTTAAACAAACTGTTAGTTTATTaatttaacaatatattttattcctatttttaaatattaataattaattaatgaaattCTTATGACCCTCAAACCTTCTTAACTTCTATGCATTATTATAGGATGTGTGATACTATGATATGATAGGAATATAACATGTCTAAATTTGTAGTTGACCCAACTAAATGTACATGCCATATTATTTTTGTAGCTTAAGAAATTAACTGAAAATTTAGAAAAACTTGTAATGTTATTGGTTAAAACAATATTTCTTAAGCtgaaaatttagaaaaaattgTAATGTTATTagttaaaacaataaaattagGTGATCAAGTAATTTTCAAACTAAATCCAACTTAGTGTTagagttttaaaaatatttttgaggaggctaaaacaacataaaaaatacataataatatttatataaaaaacaaattttataaatataactttttttaGAGTTTATAACTAAgatgataataaataaataattttatagataaatattttaaaatattttagaatgGTATTTTTTGGGTCTGGAATGATTTGAAATAttcaataattaaattaaaactaaagtTTTTATAGTCAATATgatagatattaaaaattataatatttattgaatattgaatattttttttagaaaaaatttaattaagaaactaacaaagcataaaataatactaaattaattaaatataagagaattattcaattttttaaagatggtatgaaaaaatataattacttAAAACAGTTTAAAAGAGTAAGACTTTGCAAACTTGTAAAAATTTTCTATTAGTCTACATCAATAAAATGACGCCAATAGttaaagaatattttaatattgttgtataaaaaaattaaaataaaattaataagacataaatagtattaaaaaataaactaattgttataatgataatgatgatgagtttTATTGTGTCGATTACTTTACAAAAGTCCATTCTAATTAGTACATTAGTccactcaattaaaaaaaaaaaaatagtatgaTAGTCCATTAGTCTTATcaattatttaaagaaaaatagtaAATATAGAAGAGCTAAGACTTGAATACAGCACACTTAGTATGGTATTTAGAACTGTAGCCAACTAAACTCTATCATATTCTATATCATCTTCTTACTaaagattttattaaaaaaatttaggagctatagtttttgtttaattaaaaGTTACATCGGCTATAGTTTTGCATAAAGATATGGGACACCGTCAACAATTATTGTCtaccagttttttttttatccaaTATATCTATGATGATAAGCTCATGAGTCATGATACATAGTATCAAAGTTCTTGATTGATGCGGACCAAAAAGGATGTCATAACAAtatcataaacaaacaaaatagtATTCTTTTGCACCAAAATATCCGATACACAGCTGTCATGTGTGGTCGTACCAACTAATTAAATATTATGTAAGATTAACTTTAATAAtcattgaaaaaattaatattaaattaaaattaatcactGAAAGATCAATAATATTGGAggtacaaattaaaattatatcaaatttcaACTAAATGCTCCCTCCGTCATGATATCATAATACGATAATTTatatgatataaaatataaaatatatttatttcatTAACAGCCGGGGAAAGTTTTCATGTATTAttgttttaaaaagaaaaaaaaattaataagcaTCTATCATCTTTTGGCTTACCCTAAAGTTTCCTTTTAAATTGAGATTAAAGTTAACGCACTCCCAAAGTCTCTATGATTAGGGGTGTTCATGGATCATATTCGATCTGTAAATCTGCGGTATTTATCTATTCAATCTGAAAATTATAGATATAGATCTGATTTGTAAGACTATTAGATCGAATCAGATCAAATCTGCACACTAATATAGAATCGGATTGCGAATTTTGTGTAGGTACCCGAATATCCGATTCACATATCCGCATATCCGCAAATATAAAGAAATTAATaagtaaatattctttttatgttttatttcaactaataattatcatatatgttgtattattttagtttattttttaagaaaaatatatttaatattattttaagagtaaacttatttaaaagaataaaaaaaatttattgatattttttaataaaaataatcttttaaaaatatttttgtggtTTGCGGATATATTCGCTATCCGATTCGATCCGATCTGTAAATGTGCGGATTGGATCGGATCAAGCTTAAAAACTACGGATATTGATCGATCTAATGATTTTAGTGCAGATTAGATTGAAATTTTGGCCATATCTGATTTGATCCGATTCACGTTCACCTCTACATATGATGACGGTCCAATTACATCATTGTTAATTATGGAAATTAAATATcccttttatattttaaattagtttcaTTTCATTTGGCAGCCCTGTCCCACTTTCCTTtctaatcatttttttttcaagtgcATGAACCTTTAACTAACACGTGGAAAATATGGAATTAAACCCATTTTAATTTTCAAGATtagtaaattgcattaatttagtTTTCGAGATCCTAATTATACTAAATTAGTCTTACAAATTTTAGAAAATGTACCATAttaatttttctcttattttttatcACTAGAGTATTGACGCTATTAATAACGTGGCCAATTCTTCTCATGCTGAACGTAAAAAAATGATGTCGTTTATAATTTGACGTAAAACACTTCTTGAAACAATATTGTTTGTCTTTGATGAGAAATAAAACGTTATTCCTCTTTGGTCtcttttcttcatcttcaacTTCTGCATCAGTGATGTAGAAAAAAAATTCTCTCCTCTATGAGTGACAGAAATTAATGACTCGTAGTTACAATAGGATTTTAGGAAACTATTAGAACATGCGTAGATCATACACTCGTCTAGAGAGTTCGTTTGTCACTGTAAGAATCTTTTGTTTCGTCATAGAAGTTAGtgaggagaaaaaaaaatattggtacTAATAACCAACACAATGAACCTACTACCACATCCAACTCTAATCCCAATTAACCTAATAATAAGCCCACGGTCTTTGTCAATAATACCTCATCTTCTAACAACATAAAATCAACAAATCCTGGAGATAATAACCCCTGTCCCACAACAATAAACCCTCTACCACATTCAACTCTAACCCTAATCAAGCTCCTAATGCATAACATATTAGCAAAACTCCTCTAATTAACCTAAAAACTaacaatttgaaaaaaagaatttaCTTTATGTTTATAACAGGACTAACAACTTGAATATTTGacaatgatattttttttcttctattatACATCAATTCTAAACACATTGAAACAAAATCATTCCCAAAGAATGGTTTGTTAAGGTTGAACTCTAGTGTTGACCACTAAAAAATAGGATGGCAGTCACACCCAGACCATTTTGAAACTCTCAATGCTCTATTTCGACCGAAGATTTTTGTGTTTGATTGCATGGAactttgattttcagttgcaaGCATAATCCCAAAATTGGAAAAGTGCataacaaagaagaagaactaaaaaaatgagaagaaaaaaaagagaaagaagtagaagaaaaaatttgggttataaaaaagaataagtACCAAATTAGAGCTAATACACTTTTATGCCATGTCATCTAATTACTATTATGTCTAATATAGTAAGAATTGGTTATGTCATTAATAGCGTTAGTGCTCCGGAGACGAAAAATGGGAGAGGGATTAACTTGGTGCATTTTTTTTGtctgaaaaattaatttaatgcaattaaaattttaagaactaaatcaatacaatttatcaatttcaaaaattaaaatagagttTAACTTGAAAAACACGTGTTTTATTGTTTCTAAAGAAGTGcatatatatctttttaattttattattttttttaaaataaaatataatttttaattctttctGCATAAAAACCTCTTTTTATCATAAATTTTTCCTCTTAAAGAATGGTCATCCAACAAGAGAATACCAAaccccttttcttttttttttttcctatttttttatgtttataaataaagcttttttttgtttccttttGGAATGAACCTTTTTTTAAACATTTTCAACCAAATTTTATCCCTATTGATTTTGACAATGATGACTAGCTATCCATAAACGATGGATCATGCTTAATTTTTACCATAGTAGGTAGCTAAAGCATTTTGTTGACAAATAATCATGTCCTTCAATTGTTTATTTTCCCTCCAATGTTGAATACAGATAGACAAAACCCTCTTTCTTTTACAATCTCCCTCTTCCCTTGATGATATGCAATTTAATTATCTTCACTCTAGTAATACTCCTTTTATTCTCCTCAAATATGGTTTTGTAAAAATGTCTTATAAATAAGATGGATGCACAATTTTagttattagaaaaataaactGTAATATGATTTTTATggtataataaaaaaaagataagtataaaaaattaatttttaattagttaactttttattttttattgacaaaatatttttttaactgtGTTTTTcaaaaggatttaggatttcgaggttagaatttataataaaaaataatttaaaaaagttcattgatattaataattaaccaattaaaaaaaaaaagatgttgcCAATGACTTATTTCATAATTGGTATGTCTGTTGAGATTCATGTACAAAATTTCTATACTGGCAGTCAAAACAATTAGAGATGAAAATTGAAAGACCTTGAAAAATCTTATAAGCAATGGCTTTAATgtagatatatatatatctatatatatatatatatatatatatatatataccaaaaaacaaatatatatgGTATATaccaaaaacaacaaaaattggtacaataacaaataattattaaaagacTAACTCCACTATCATATAAAATAATGCAAAAGCAacaaaaaagggggagaaaaaaAGATGATTAATCTATTAAGGTAACAAAAGTACTACTAGCATGTTATTCACACTATATATCCTTTAATTCTCTGTCACTCACATGGTTACatgtttctttttcaaataaaaaacgACACTAATAAAACAAACACAACCACTTGTTGAATTTTCTTCCCCTTGACTTTGATCACCAAGCCATGATTGATTTTCATTGTGGTGCAGTCTTATCACTATAAAAGCGTTGTGATTACAATCAGTGAAACATTGCCATTGTTTTAGAGAGCAAAAAGAAATATCTCAACCTTTTTTTTGTGTGGTTGGAAGAAGATCATTATTCATGGAGAGTACACTGAAGGCCTTGAGAGAGGGTGAGTCAGTGCTTGATCTCAGCCCAAGATCCACCGTTAGTGGCGGCGTTGAGGATGTCTACGGCGAGGATCGTGCCACCGAGGACCAGCTTGTCACCCCATGGTCTTTCTCAGTAGCCAGGTCAGTCTCAAAAAACGGTTATTAACTAACTTTGTATGCTTTCTctgctttttttattttaccttcATAGCTTCTATTATTAGTTATAAACATAGCACAATTATAAGTGACTACTAATAGTTGCATGAATGAAATcaagttttttattttgattcttAGTTAGCTAATAACTATTCCTTTTTTAATTAACTGTATTTATTTGTGATATGAAATTATAGTGGATACACTTTGCTGAGGGATCCACAATACAACAAAGGACTTGCTTTCACTGAGAAAGAGAGGGATGCACATTATCTCCGTGGACTCTTGCCTCCTACAGTTGTCTCCCAGCAACTTCAGGTTTGAACTCAATCATCGTTATATAAGGATTAATTGCTCTATtggtttttatagttttatcataattttaattaagtttttataatttaaatatttataattgagtatttataataaataaaactttCAATTAAATCCttttaactatatttttttttaaaaatatataatttttttaaatattaatttttgtgtttGATATAAGAtgaattagtaattttttttaaaaatattctagACTTATTTTGTTTTCCTAAAAAATAgcaattataaatattaaattacaaaattttatttaatataaagattaaattataaatttttaaattataaaaatctaattaaaaattcagtagAACTACACAAACCGAGTGATTTACAATGATCACTGCATGCAACACTGcttaatttgttttgaaataCAAGTCTTATATAACTTAAATTTTCTAAGGTGGTTAGTGTATACTTTTActctttccttttctctctctctctctttttttttaattatttcttctacTTTTGATCACAGGGGAAACAGCTGATGAACAACATCAGACAATATCAGGTCCCTTTACAAAAATACATGGCTATGATGGAACTTCAGGTAggtttttcaactcatcatgtTTAAATTACACAGCATGAGATAGTATATTTgtgtttttaactttttaagtTCATGCTATTAAGGTTGTTTCCTGGGATGAATGAAAGTGATATATAATTGCAAATATTTGATACCGAAAGCACTACTTAAGAAAGACCAAATGAAAACTTGAATCTTATTATTGaactgacaaaaaaaaaatcttcatGTTGCAGGAAACAAATGAAAGGCTGTTTTACAAGCTTCTTGTTGACAATGTAGAGGAACTGCTCCCAATTGTGTATACTCCCACCGTCGGCGAGGCTTGCCAGAAATATGGGAGCATCTTCAAGCGTCCTCAGGGTCTTTACATAAGTTTGAAAGAGAAGTATATTTCTTTCTTGTATGCAACTTTGTACTGTGTTTGATTCAGTATCATATCATCATAAGAGCTTTTGGCTTTCTTTCAGGGGCAAGATCCTTGAGGTACTGAAAAATTGGCCTGAGAGGAGTATTCAAGTTATTGTTGTCACAGATGGCGAGCGAATTTTAGGACTCGGAGACCTTGGATGTCAGGTATTCGTTCCTTGATTTACTATAACTACTAGACTCCTATCATTCTGTTTTATCTGAAGctgttactttttagtatatagATACATTAATTCAATGAAAACATGATGTATAGTAAAATAGGTAACTTAGGCTTCATATAGTTTATGTAAGATGTGTTTCATTTCAGGGAATGGGAATTCCTGTTGGAAAATTGGCTTTGTACACAGCACTAGGAGGCCTTCGTCCATCAGCAGTATGCATTTTCAATCTTCTACTAACTTTTTTCTTCTCATTATACCATTGTATATGTCTCATTTCCTCTGTTTATGTTCGGTTAGTGTTTGCCTATCACAATTGATGTTGGGACAAACAATGAGAATTTGCTGAACGACGAGTGTTACATCGGACTTCGACAGAAAAGAGCAACTGGGCAGGTTGGTGTAATTACATACATGCCTTGATATCTGCATATCACTTTCATTTGCATTGATATGAAGTGATTTTGATGATATCTGGTTTCTATATAGGCATATTCTGAACTTCTGAGTGAGTTCATGGCTGCTGTAAAACAAAACTATGGCGAAAAAGTTCTTGTACAGGTTGTGAATTTTAAACAAGTTTTTATGATGTTATGAACCTGAATCACTCAATTGAGTTTCTGTTATCTTAAATGTTTTTTCTGCAGTTTGAAGATTTTGCAAATCACAATGCTTTCGAGTTGCTTGCGAAATACGGCACATCTCATCTAGTCTTCAATGATGATATTCAGGTACTATAAGTAGCATCTTAGCATCTATACCATGAAGATTGTTCGGttcaaaatttcaaatcatGAATGTTTTATAATCTATCTCAGGGGACTGCATCTGTTGTTCTTGCCGGGGTCGTGGCAGCATTGAAGCTGATTGGTGGAACTTTGGCCGACCACACTTTCCTGTTCCTCGGTGCCGGCGAGGTAATAAATTGACAATCATAAAAGCTTGCTTGGTATCTGGGGGGAAAAAGAGTGAAAACAGATACTATTTCTATTTTCTACTTTTAAAATAtcctttatatatgtatatatttgcacttgACTAGTTAATTCATCTTATGTTTTTGCCATGATTTCAGGCAGGAACTGGAATAGCAGAACTTATAGCTCTTGAGATGTCAAAGCAggtgataataataataaagactTCAATCTTCATTGCTGACACAGTAGTCTTATATTGATTTATGGagtgaattttaaattacaatCTATGGGGCTATTCTATTTCTTTGTGCAGACAAAGAAACCGATAGAGGAAACTCGCAAGAAGATATGGCTTGTAGACTCAAAGGTAGTTGAAAAACCATGATAATACTCTactttttagtttaattttcctTCTTTAATAACAAACTGtttcatttctttttctctttttcaggGATTAATTGTTGGTTCAAGACAGAACTCGCTTCAACACTTCAAGAAGCCTTGGGCTCATGATCATGAGC
The genomic region above belongs to Arachis stenosperma cultivar V10309 chromosome 5, arast.V10309.gnm1.PFL2, whole genome shotgun sequence and contains:
- the LOC130982359 gene encoding NADP-dependent malic enzyme, with amino-acid sequence MESTLKALREGESVLDLSPRSTVSGGVEDVYGEDRATEDQLVTPWSFSVASGYTLLRDPQYNKGLAFTEKERDAHYLRGLLPPTVVSQQLQGKQLMNNIRQYQVPLQKYMAMMELQETNERLFYKLLVDNVEELLPIVYTPTVGEACQKYGSIFKRPQGLYISLKEKGKILEVLKNWPERSIQVIVVTDGERILGLGDLGCQGMGIPVGKLALYTALGGLRPSACLPITIDVGTNNENLLNDECYIGLRQKRATGQAYSELLSEFMAAVKQNYGEKVLVQFEDFANHNAFELLAKYGTSHLVFNDDIQGTASVVLAGVVAALKLIGGTLADHTFLFLGAGEAGTGIAELIALEMSKQTKKPIEETRKKIWLVDSKGLIVGSRQNSLQHFKKPWAHDHEPVGTLLEAVKVIKPTVLIGSSGVGKTFTKEVIEAVSSINEKPLVMALSNPTSQSECTAEEAYQWSEGRAIFASGSPFDPFEYEGKVYYSGQANNAYIFPGFGLGLVISGAIRVHDDMLLAASEALAKLVAEEDYKKGLIYPPFSNIRTISANIAANVAAKAYELGLATRLPRPENLVKYAESCMYTPTYRNYR